A window of the Paenibacillus woosongensis genome harbors these coding sequences:
- a CDS encoding GntR family transcriptional regulator yields the protein MIIELDMQSDVPIYTQLVNQIIEGIASGRLKLGEPLPSVRSLASDIGINLHTVNKAYTLLKQDGYIQVHRQRGVVVDPDGMPPVTEEFMAKQRSQLKPIVAEAICRGMDKQQLMDLVERIHQEITETDNEKENA from the coding sequence TTGATTATAGAGCTGGATATGCAGTCGGATGTTCCTATTTACACACAGCTGGTCAATCAGATTATCGAAGGGATTGCCAGCGGACGATTGAAGCTCGGAGAGCCGCTCCCCTCGGTTCGGAGCTTGGCCTCGGATATTGGCATCAATCTTCATACCGTAAACAAGGCGTACACCCTGCTGAAGCAGGACGGATACATTCAGGTGCATCGGCAGCGCGGGGTCGTCGTTGATCCAGATGGCATGCCTCCAGTCACAGAGGAATTCATGGCCAAGCAGCGCAGCCAACTGAAGCCGATCGTCGCCGAAGCGATATGCCGGGGAATGGATAAACAGCAGTTAATGGATTTGGTAGAGCGAATCCATCAGGAAATCACCGAAACCGACAACGAAAAGGAGAATGCATAA
- a CDS encoding IclR family transcriptional regulator, whose translation MEDRKLTVRAVERALDILMCFTKGNEFSLTEIASSIGLHKSTVHRLMTTLEEKGFVIRDNATEKYRLGLKIWELSAHLSHNDDPAVLLLPQMEQLRDRLGETVSLYLRDGTDRLRIQAVQSNQAIRRVAAVGARLPLYVGASSKVLVAYADESVLQAVLDSPDWPAAVDKGQYVAQLQEIRQLGFATSYEEREPGAAAVSAPIFDRNGKVAAALSVSGPVSRLSPDTLIEFGPVLIEAARDMGMMIHA comes from the coding sequence ATGGAAGACCGTAAACTAACCGTGCGCGCGGTAGAGCGGGCGCTTGATATATTAATGTGCTTTACGAAGGGGAATGAGTTTAGCTTAACGGAAATCGCCAGCAGCATCGGTCTGCATAAAAGTACGGTTCACCGGCTGATGACAACGTTGGAGGAGAAGGGGTTCGTCATTCGGGACAATGCTACGGAAAAATATCGGCTTGGCCTAAAAATATGGGAGCTGTCCGCGCATTTATCGCATAATGATGATCCGGCTGTTCTACTGCTTCCGCAAATGGAACAGCTTCGCGACCGGCTCGGAGAGACGGTCAGCCTGTATTTGCGGGATGGTACGGACCGGCTGAGAATCCAGGCTGTTCAGAGCAACCAGGCGATCCGCAGGGTCGCAGCGGTCGGTGCGAGACTGCCGCTGTATGTCGGGGCGTCGAGCAAGGTGTTGGTCGCCTACGCTGATGAATCGGTGCTGCAAGCCGTGCTGGACAGCCCTGATTGGCCCGCAGCCGTGGATAAAGGCCAATACGTGGCTCAGCTTCAGGAGATTCGCCAGCTTGGTTTTGCGACGAGCTACGAGGAGCGGGAGCCCGGAGCTGCAGCGGTGTCGGCGCCGATCTTCGATCGAAACGGCAAGGTGGCGGCAGCCTTATCCGTCTCGGGTCCGGTCAGTCGGCTGTCGCCGGACACGCTGATCGAATTTGGCCCTGTGCTGATCGAAGCGGCGCGGGATATGGGCATGATGATTCATGCCTAG
- a CDS encoding alpha/beta hydrolase translates to MSPSTRSDLPLNTGLKTDTPTPSIDVLTARHVSLKHILVALLLSALFFLLFCFIVLHGYIAWVLSNPNVAPLYSNPKLSKNLAYEDVLFQAADGSRMMQGWYIPAENSRKTIVFSHGYGANREEPWVPMYDLAHYANRLNYNVLMFDYGFASQKSKEVATGGKKEAEQLLGAINLAKQRGADEIVVWGFSMGAGTALQAALTSKDIDGMILDSTFLLEPDTMYHNIRQHIDLPRRPSLEIIGMLLPVLNGTSMRQIPYTEVKSMDYPFPTLFIHGTEDEKAPYPIAEKLAENQTNEASEVWIVEGSHHEMIFREHPKDYLRKVSSFLSRIESAK, encoded by the coding sequence ATGAGTCCATCAACCCGGAGTGATCTTCCCTTAAATACAGGGTTAAAGACGGACACTCCAACACCATCGATCGATGTACTGACTGCACGTCATGTCAGCCTCAAACATATTCTAGTGGCACTGTTATTATCCGCGTTATTTTTTCTGCTGTTCTGTTTTATTGTGCTGCATGGCTATATTGCCTGGGTATTGTCCAACCCGAATGTGGCTCCGCTCTATTCCAATCCAAAGCTGTCCAAGAACCTGGCTTATGAGGATGTCCTCTTCCAGGCAGCCGACGGCAGCCGCATGATGCAGGGCTGGTACATTCCTGCAGAGAATTCCCGCAAAACTATCGTCTTCAGCCATGGATACGGTGCAAATCGTGAGGAGCCCTGGGTTCCCATGTATGATCTTGCGCATTATGCCAATCGGCTGAACTACAACGTCCTGATGTTTGATTACGGGTTCGCTTCCCAGAAGAGCAAAGAGGTCGCCACCGGTGGCAAAAAAGAAGCCGAGCAATTGCTTGGGGCCATCAACCTGGCCAAACAGCGAGGCGCTGATGAAATCGTCGTATGGGGATTTTCGATGGGCGCAGGTACGGCTTTACAAGCCGCATTGACGAGCAAAGACATCGACGGGATGATTCTCGATAGTACCTTCCTGCTGGAACCGGATACGATGTATCATAATATCCGTCAGCATATTGACCTGCCGCGGCGTCCCTCGCTGGAAATCATCGGCATGCTGCTCCCGGTGCTCAACGGCACTAGCATGCGCCAGATTCCGTATACGGAGGTCAAATCAATGGATTACCCCTTCCCGACTCTGTTCATTCATGGAACCGAAGACGAGAAGGCGCCTTATCCAATAGCTGAAAAACTGGCCGAAAATCAAACAAACGAGGCATCTGAGGTATGGATTGTCGAAGGCTCCCATCATGAAATGATTTTTCGGGAGCACCCCAAAGATTATTTGCGCAAAGTGTCCTCATTCCTTAGCCGGATAGAATCCGCCAAGTAA
- a CDS encoding Fe-Mn family superoxide dismutase, with protein MLLVYGPYLPVRILEEIRFWKQQESEHTDVIKAIVPGLEPGYVQLLDDWKIVLEETTHVANQLLKYALSSPEAACDPKLVQQTELLLDTAFRQSREFIRQLYYILEYSTAVKSVPLAKTVLLHIIRESEYFLGVLETLNSPGAIKRNMEELPAITDLQETSALPYQPFSVEEPFSNDSAAPSSDEFDSTVQNSVFLSPIPDQSRKSGDGPVPIGGHTLPPLPYAYNALEPHIDEKTVRIHHDIHHKSYVDNLNKAEKKLQEARKSGNFDLVKHWERELAFNGAGHYLHTIYWDTMNPQGGGKPEGDLAEQIRRDFGSYDAFKNQFTNAADKVEGGGWAILVWSPRAHRLEILMAEKHQNLSQWDVVPLLPIDVWEHSYYLKHQNERAKYIADWWQVVYWPEVAERFEKARKLKWQPF; from the coding sequence ATGCTATTGGTTTACGGGCCTTATTTGCCTGTCCGCATCCTTGAGGAAATCCGCTTCTGGAAGCAGCAGGAAAGCGAGCATACGGACGTAATCAAAGCGATCGTTCCCGGACTGGAGCCGGGCTACGTCCAGTTATTGGATGATTGGAAAATAGTACTGGAAGAAACAACGCACGTGGCCAATCAATTGCTCAAGTACGCCCTGTCCTCCCCAGAGGCCGCTTGCGATCCGAAATTGGTCCAGCAGACGGAACTTTTATTGGATACAGCGTTCCGGCAGTCCCGGGAATTCATAAGACAGCTTTATTACATTTTGGAATACAGCACTGCGGTCAAATCCGTTCCGTTAGCGAAAACGGTGCTGCTCCACATTATCCGCGAGTCCGAATACTTCCTGGGAGTGCTCGAGACACTAAATTCTCCCGGGGCTATAAAGCGGAACATGGAAGAGCTGCCCGCCATAACCGACCTGCAAGAGACTTCCGCTTTACCATACCAGCCGTTTAGTGTCGAAGAACCGTTCTCGAATGATTCGGCCGCTCCCTCATCAGACGAATTCGATTCCACAGTCCAGAACAGTGTATTCCTCAGCCCCATCCCTGACCAATCCCGCAAATCCGGCGACGGTCCGGTACCGATCGGCGGACATACTCTCCCTCCCCTGCCCTACGCCTACAACGCTTTAGAGCCGCATATCGATGAGAAAACCGTACGAATCCATCACGACATCCACCATAAGAGCTATGTTGATAATTTGAACAAGGCCGAGAAGAAACTCCAGGAAGCCCGCAAGTCGGGCAACTTCGACCTCGTCAAGCACTGGGAGCGGGAGCTGGCCTTTAACGGGGCAGGCCATTATCTCCATACCATTTACTGGGATACGATGAACCCTCAAGGAGGCGGCAAGCCCGAGGGCGACCTGGCCGAGCAAATCCGCAGGGATTTCGGCAGCTATGACGCCTTCAAAAATCAGTTCACCAATGCCGCCGATAAAGTAGAAGGCGGTGGCTGGGCCATTCTCGTCTGGAGTCCGCGTGCTCACCGGCTGGAAATTCTAATGGCCGAGAAGCATCAGAATTTATCACAATGGGATGTCGTCCCCCTGCTGCCGATTGACGTCTGGGAGCATTCCTATTACCTGAAGCACCAGAATGAACGGGCCAAATACATCGCCGACTGGTGGCAGGTCGTCTACTGGCCGGAGGTCGCCGAACGCTTCGAAAAGGCGAGGAAGCTGAAGTGGCAGCCGTTTTAA
- a CDS encoding DUF1648 domain-containing protein — MPILFTLMLVLMFIPIVASLAFMPYLTRETVSFGISVSEETFRSEQLRRMRKQYATISLVIYIPLLFAGLYASMQSNTTLQGTLLGVVISLIAVISIALNILFHFKMKKIKASLPAAAKGKTVLAVDTSFHRQKLILSNKWFFIHVGLTLASTAAALFNYDRIPEQIALKFDMQGNVINSAAKSYTTVLLPNIMQLLIIAIFIFVNWSILRSKQQLSAGDPERSVRQNAVFRRRWSMFTLLSGLAMVSLFSFIQLNMIYQLESSIILLVSLLIPIFVVLFAVALSFTTGQGGSRVARSETGSPVQPVNDDAFWKLGFIYYNPNDPSIFVEKRFGIGWTLNFAHPMVWLILPGIIIAIALPAFLGQ; from the coding sequence ATGCCTATTTTATTTACGCTTATGCTTGTATTAATGTTTATTCCCATCGTAGCCTCTCTTGCTTTCATGCCCTATCTGACACGTGAGACGGTAAGCTTTGGCATTTCGGTCAGCGAGGAAACCTTCCGCAGCGAGCAGCTTCGCCGGATGCGCAAGCAATATGCGACAATCAGCCTGGTTATTTATATTCCGCTGCTTTTTGCCGGACTTTATGCTTCCATGCAAAGCAATACGACGCTACAAGGAACCCTGCTCGGCGTTGTCATCAGTTTAATCGCAGTGATATCGATCGCGCTTAATATACTCTTTCATTTCAAAATGAAGAAAATCAAGGCTTCCCTTCCCGCAGCGGCTAAAGGAAAAACGGTGCTTGCCGTCGATACCTCCTTCCACCGCCAGAAGCTGATTCTTTCGAATAAATGGTTCTTTATCCATGTAGGCCTGACATTGGCCAGCACGGCGGCAGCGCTCTTCAATTACGATCGGATCCCCGAGCAGATTGCCCTAAAATTCGATATGCAGGGCAACGTAATCAACAGCGCGGCCAAATCGTATACTACCGTGTTGCTTCCTAACATCATGCAATTGTTAATCATCGCCATCTTTATTTTTGTGAATTGGAGTATCCTGCGGAGCAAGCAGCAGCTTAGCGCCGGAGATCCGGAGCGTTCGGTCCGGCAAAATGCGGTCTTCCGCCGCCGCTGGTCGATGTTCACCCTATTGTCCGGCCTAGCTATGGTCAGCCTGTTCTCATTCATCCAGCTGAATATGATATACCAGCTTGAGAGCAGCATCATCTTGCTTGTCAGCCTGCTCATCCCGATCTTTGTCGTGTTATTCGCTGTCGCTCTTTCCTTTACAACGGGACAGGGAGGCAGCCGGGTCGCACGCTCAGAGACCGGATCTCCGGTACAACCAGTCAACGACGATGCTTTCTGGAAGCTCGGGTTTATTTACTATAATCCAAACGACCCGTCGATTTTTGTGGAAAAAAGATTCGGCATCGGCTGGACGCTCAATTTCGCTCACCCGATGGTCTGGCTCATACTTCCAGGCATCATCATCGCCATCGCCCTTCCTGCCTTCCTTGGCCAGTAG